The Polaribacter sp. Q13 sequence GTCCTAACAGTGCAGTTATACTATGTTTTTTTGCTATTGTTGTGTTATAATTTAGTGTGTTAGACAGTACCATAGATCTGTTTTCTGATCTATTTAAATTATACGTACTTACATCAGAATTATACGTTGGTGAAACATCGTATACTGGAATATAATAATCTACCTTAACATTGGTAATATCTAATCCATAATTAGATCTAAACTTTAAACCTTTTAACACATCTACCTCTAAGAAAAGATTTCCTAAAAAGTTCTCTCTAGTATTAGGTCTTTGACCATATTTTGCCAAACCTAAAGGATTAATAGCAGAAGAATAAGTTGTAGAATTTAAAGAACCATCTGCTTTATAAATTGGAGTTACAGGATCTACTGCAAACCCAACAAAAGATGCTCTTGTCCATACATTTGGCCCATATTCTGGAATACTTACTCTATCTGATAAAGCATATTGTATGTTATGCCCTACTTTGATTGCTTCATTTAATTTATAAGTATTGTTAATTCTTAAATTAGTTCTTTTATAAGAAGACTCTTTTACAATTCCTTTTTGTGAAATATGACCTATTGATACGTAATAAGTAGATTTATCACTACCTCCAGAAAAAGACAATTGATGATTGGTCATAACTCCAGTTTGATACACTGCATCTTTCCAATTATATGATGGTAATGAAGCAGGATCTGATAATTCCGGATCTAAAGGAGTACCATCATTAGTATTTGCTTCGTTTCTTATTTCTGCCCACTGTTGAGCATTCATTACCTTTAAATTGTCTATTTTATTTTGAAAACCTGTATACGTATTATATGTGATAGTTGGTTTGTTTTTAGTCCCTTTTTTAGTTTCAATTAATATAACTCCATTTGCACCTCTAGATCCATAAATAGCCGTTGCTGATGCATCTTTTAATACTTCTACAGATTTTGCATCTTCCATGTTAATATTGGTAACATCACTTACCGGCACTCCATCTACTACATATAATGGATTTGAGTTGTTTACGGTTCCTGTTCCTCTAATTCTAACTGTAGGAGCTGCACCTGGGCTTCCAGAGCTTTTAGAAACACTTACTCCGGCAGCTCTACCCTGAATAGCTTGTGCGATAGAAACATTTTGTGTTTTACTAATTTGTTCTGTATTTATAGAAGAAACAGAACCTGTCATATCAGATTTTTTTACAGTACCATACCCTACCAAAACAATCTCATCTAACTGCCCAACTTCTTCTTCTAAAGCAACATTAATATTCGTTTGGTTATTTACGGCAACTTCCTTTGTTTTATATCCCATATAAGAATACACTAAAACCGCACTTTTATCTTTTATAGAAATGGTATAAATTCCATCAAAATCTGTAGTTGTTCCGTTTGTCGATCCTTTTTCTAAAACACTTACACCTGGCAAAGGATTACCAAATTGGTCTTTTACAATACCTTTAATAGCTATCTTTAAAGGAATTGCTTTTGCACTTTTTTTAATAGTGTTTGGTATCTTTTTATGAATTAAAACAATTTGTTTTCCAACAGTTCGATATTCAATACTTGTGTTCTTAAACAAGTTTTTTAATACGTCAAACACGTGTGTGTTTTTCACATTTACAGACACCTCTTCTGCATTATTCAATTCATTATTATTGTATAATACATTAAATTCTGTTTGAGATTCTATTGCCCTAAACACTTCAAGATAGGTTACATTATTCAGGTGTAAAGTTACCTTGCCATTACCTGAATTTGTATTCGCTTGAATTTGAAAAAGTGAAATAAAAATAAGATAAGCTGTTAATTTCATTTTACGACTTATTTTATGGGGAAAAAATGTGTCGCCCCATATATTAATTAGTTTTTTCATACTTTTGTTATAGTTAATTTGGTTTAATAAATGTGTTAAATCATACGAGTGTTAGATTGGGAAATGTTCCAGCATTTTCCGATCTTTTTTATACTCTAGTTTGGCGTTTTTTGTTTAATTCATTTGTTTCTGCTATTTTTAGTTGATTAATTAATTGTTATTGTATCTCCTTCAATGGTGTATTGGAAAGAGTAGTTTGTTTTAAAAGATTCTAGAACCTGCTGTATATTTTCTACTTGAAAAGTAGCTGTAAACACTTGATTCGCTAGCTTTTTGTTACTGTTAATGATTTTAATATTGTAGTGTCTTTCTAGTCTTTTAATTATTTCTTGGAATCTTAATTTCTCTATTACTAGCGTTCCGTTAATCCAACTTGTGTAATGAGAAGTATTTACTTTTTGAATGGATATTTTTTGATTTTCTTTATTCCAATCTGCTTTTTTTCCAGGTTCTAATAATTTAGATTTTTCATTAGAATACACCTCATCTTTACCATACAACCTAACAGCTCCTTCTACCAAAACTGTAGATATATTTGTATTCTCTGCATAAGAAGACACATTAAAACTAGTTCCCAAAACTCTAATATTTAAATCATTAGACTCTACAATAAAAGGATGTTCTTTGTCTTTACTAACTTTAAAAAATGCTTCTCCTGTTAAATATACTTGTCTATTTTTTCCTTTTAAGAATTTAACTGGGTACTTTAATGTTGTGCCTGCGTTTAAATGAACCTCGGTTCCGTCAGACAATACTATTGCAAAAGTTTTACCATAAGGCACCTTCAATTCATTAAAAACAAGTTCTTTAGAAGTAGCTTTAGAATTGTTTCGGTAATTTATTTCTTTCCCTGTTTGGGCACCAATAACGACTCCCTTATCGTCTAAAATTTTAGACTGACCATTGCTCGTAATTATTTGGGTATCTCCGTTAGAGAGTTTTAAAACAATCTCTTCATTAGCTATAGAGTTCTCTTGAACAATTGTTACTGGTTTATCGTTATGCATAAAGTAAGCAATTCCTATGAAAACAATAAAAACAGCAGCTACTCTAGAGAATATTTTAAAATAATTTAATTTAGGCTGAGGATCTATTTCTCTTTTGATATTTTTCCAAGTGTTTTGTTTTTCTTTATCAATTTCAAGAGCAATGCCTACCCTTTTTTTACGCTCTTCCGGATCTTTTAATCTCCCTATTAGTTCTTTTGCGCTCTCTTTATCAAAGTCAGATTCCATTCTATCGAAATCGATACTTTGATTTATTAAAAAAGACGACGTTACGTCCTTAACTAACTTTAATAATTGACTAATTTTTTTCATTTACAATAGTTGTGAAGCGCTTATTCTATTAATAAACGAGTAAGTTATAGAAGTGGGTGAAGAAATATTAACTTTTTTTTAATATATCCATAATATTAGATATCTAAAAATGTTATTTACTTAATTATTTAGTAATAAAATAGCTATAATCTCAATATATGGAGTCTTTAGAATGCTACGCAATTTTTGGTAGGCTATTTTTTTTTGTGTTTTTACGGTATTGATAGAGATACCTAGTTCTTCGGATATTTGTTTGTTTTTATAGCCGTTGATACTTAAATCTACTATTTCTCTACATTTTGGAGGCAACATTTTAAGCCCCTTTTCTATTGCTACGGAAACTTCTTCAAAAAAAAACTCTTTGTCGAAATACAATTCAGATTCTAACTGCACAAAATCAAAAGAAGCTACTCTTTCTGTGAGTTTATACTGATTACTTTTAAGATAATCTATGCTTTTGTTTTTTACGGAAACATATAAATAAGATTTAACAGCTACCTCATTTTCAAATGTTATGGTAGTGTTCCAAAATTTAATAAAAACATCTTGTACAATGTCCTTAGATTTTTCGAGGTCATCAATATATTTATTAGAAAATAAACACAAAGAAGTATATAATGAATTGTACAATTCATTATATTTTTTTAATCGTTTTGTCTTTTCGGTTTTAAGATTCAAACTTCATATTTACAAACTAGGTGCCTTTATTCATTATAATTATGAACCTCCGAATTTAACTAATTAAATAACTAAAACAAAAAAAAAGGATTAAAAACTTAAACACTGTTATTCACAGTTTATAAAACCAGAAAAACCTGCAATAATGCAGGTTTTTCTATAAAAATATTATATTTATGTGTTAGAGATTCGCTTTCATCAACTCTCTATTCATACGTGCAATGTTTTCTAAAGAAATTCCTTTTGGGCATTCTATTTCACAAGCTCCTGTATTTGTACAGTTACCAAAACCTTCTAAATCCATTTGCGCTACCATGTTTTTAACACGATCTGCAGCTTCTACTTGTCCTTGTGGTAACAAAGCAAATTGAGAAACTTTTGCAGCAACAAATAACATAGCAGAAGAGTTTTTACAAGTTGCTACACAAGCACCACAACCAATACAAGCTGCTGCATCCATAGCTTCATCTGCTGCATGTTTAGAAATAGGAATGTTATTTGCATCTTGCGTATTACCAGAAGTGTTTACAGAAATGTAACCACCTGCTTGTTGAATACGCTCAAAAGACATTCTATCTACAATTAAATCTTTTATTACAGGGAATGCTGCTGCTCTAAATGGCTCTATTGTAATAGTATCTCCATCATTAAACATACGCATGTGTAACTGACACGTAGTAATACCTCTATCAGGACCATGAGCTTCCCCATTAATATACATAGAACACATACCACAAATACCTTCTCTACAATCATGATCGAAAGCAATTGGTTCATCACCAGAATTAACTAATTGTTCGTTTAAAACATCTAGCATTTCTAAAAAAGACATATGTTCTGAAATATCAGTGACTTTATAATCCACCATCTGACCCTTTGAGTCAGCGTCTTTTTGTTTCCAAATTTTTAACGTTAAATTCATTCCTTTACCTGACATATCTTTCTTATTTATATGAACGTTGTTTCAATTCAATATCGTTAAACTCTAATTCTTCTTTGTGTAAAACTGCATCTGCAGGTTCTCCTTTAAACTCCCAAGCAGATACAAAAGCGAAATCTTTATCATTACGTTTTGCTTCTCCTTTTTGAGGTCCATCTAACTCCGCAGATTCTTCTCTAAAGTGTCCTCCACAAGATTCTACTCTTACTAAAGCATCTTTAGCGAATAATTCTCCTAATTCTAAGAAATCAGCTACTCTTCCAGCTTTTTCTAATTCAGTATTCATTTCTGCTGCAGTTCCAGGAACCATTACATCTTTCCAGAATTCTTCACGAATTGCTTTAATTTCTGCCATAGCTTCTTTTAAATGCTTTTCGTTTCTAGACATTCCTACTTTATCCCACATTACTTTACCTAAACGTTTGTGGAAATAATCTACAGTTTTTGTTCCTTTATTGTTGATAAAGAAATCAATTCTATCTTTTACTTCTTTTTCTACTTCATCAAACTCTTTAGTATCGGTAGCAATTTTACCTGTTCTAATATCATCAGATAAATAATCACCAATTGTATATGGTAACACAAAATAACCATCAGCTAAACCTTGTAATAAGGCAGAAGCACCAAGTCTGTTTGCACCATGATCAGAGAAATTAGCTTCACCAATACAATATAAACCTTCTACAGTAGTCATTAAGTTATAATCAACCCAAACACCACCCATTGTATAGTGAGTTGCAGGATAAATCATCATTGGAGTTTCATATGGGTTTTCAGCGATGATTTTTTCATACATCTGAAATAAATTTCCGTATTTCTCTTCAATAATTGCTTGACCTAATTTTTTAATTTCTTCTTTAGAAGCGTTTTTAATACCATGAATTTTCGCTTGCTCTGTTCCATAACGTACAAAAGCAGTTGCAAAATCTAAATACACAGCTTCACCTGTTGCATTTACACCATAACCAGCATCACAACGTTCTTTTGCTG is a genomic window containing:
- a CDS encoding RNA polymerase sigma-70 factor — encoded protein: MYNSLYTSLCLFSNKYIDDLEKSKDIVQDVFIKFWNTTITFENEVAVKSYLYVSVKNKSIDYLKSNQYKLTERVASFDFVQLESELYFDKEFFFEEVSVAIEKGLKMLPPKCREIVDLSINGYKNKQISEELGISINTVKTQKKIAYQKLRSILKTPYIEIIAILLLNN
- a CDS encoding succinate dehydrogenase/fumarate reductase iron-sulfur subunit — encoded protein: MNLTLKIWKQKDADSKGQMVDYKVTDISEHMSFLEMLDVLNEQLVNSGDEPIAFDHDCREGICGMCSMYINGEAHGPDRGITTCQLHMRMFNDGDTITIEPFRAAAFPVIKDLIVDRMSFERIQQAGGYISVNTSGNTQDANNIPISKHAADEAMDAAACIGCGACVATCKNSSAMLFVAAKVSQFALLPQGQVEAADRVKNMVAQMDLEGFGNCTNTGACEIECPKGISLENIARMNRELMKANL
- a CDS encoding FecR family protein, which translates into the protein MKKISQLLKLVKDVTSSFLINQSIDFDRMESDFDKESAKELIGRLKDPEERKKRVGIALEIDKEKQNTWKNIKREIDPQPKLNYFKIFSRVAAVFIVFIGIAYFMHNDKPVTIVQENSIANEEIVLKLSNGDTQIITSNGQSKILDDKGVVIGAQTGKEINYRNNSKATSKELVFNELKVPYGKTFAIVLSDGTEVHLNAGTTLKYPVKFLKGKNRQVYLTGEAFFKVSKDKEHPFIVESNDLNIRVLGTSFNVSSYAENTNISTVLVEGAVRLYGKDEVYSNEKSKLLEPGKKADWNKENQKISIQKVNTSHYTSWINGTLVIEKLRFQEIIKRLERHYNIKIINSNKKLANQVFTATFQVENIQQVLESFKTNYSFQYTIEGDTITIN
- a CDS encoding TonB-dependent receptor, which translates into the protein MKLTAYLIFISLFQIQANTNSGNGKVTLHLNNVTYLEVFRAIESQTEFNVLYNNNELNNAEEVSVNVKNTHVFDVLKNLFKNTSIEYRTVGKQIVLIHKKIPNTIKKSAKAIPLKIAIKGIVKDQFGNPLPGVSVLEKGSTNGTTTDFDGIYTISIKDKSAVLVYSYMGYKTKEVAVNNQTNINVALEEEVGQLDEIVLVGYGTVKKSDMTGSVSSINTEQISKTQNVSIAQAIQGRAAGVSVSKSSGSPGAAPTVRIRGTGTVNNSNPLYVVDGVPVSDVTNINMEDAKSVEVLKDASATAIYGSRGANGVILIETKKGTKNKPTITYNTYTGFQNKIDNLKVMNAQQWAEIRNEANTNDGTPLDPELSDPASLPSYNWKDAVYQTGVMTNHQLSFSGGSDKSTYYVSIGHISQKGIVKESSYKRTNLRINNTYKLNEAIKVGHNIQYALSDRVSIPEYGPNVWTRASFVGFAVDPVTPIYKADGSLNSTTYSSAINPLGLAKYGQRPNTRENFLGNLFLEVDVLKGLKFRSNYGLDITNVKVDYYIPVYDVSPTYNSDVSTYNLNRSENRSMVLSNTLNYNTTIAKKHSITALLGQEIQESEYNNVNTQRSGIPVSVANPTLGSGSVSTSTNSGDISKSKLLSYFGRLNYNYDDRYLVTGTYRLDGSSRFGANNRWGKFPSLALGWNVHKENFYKLDAVSQLKFRLGWGETGNQNIPVTAIANTLNLGSNYVFGGEESTQVGVAPFRSGNADLKWETTVTKNIGFDMGFLANSITFTADYFIKNTTDLLLAVPVLQTSGNQENGFENAGNIQNKGLELTANYKKTINDFSFSVGGNIAFIKNKVLKLANDGILTSGQQAKDFNRTEVGQPIASFYGFEMIGIFQNQDEVDNNATLPNTQPGDVQYRDINEDGVINDDDRKYIGSPFADFTYGLNLDMSYKQFDFSAFFQGSEGNKIFNRSIYWLEGDLGSNMTTNMLNRWTGEGTSSSIPRATFKNVGVNMPLSSSRYIEDGSYLRLKNIELGYTIPKNITEKISVSKLRLYVAAQNVFTFTKYNGLDPEVGVDGASNDPLDIGIDRGRYPSTRTISVGANINF